The following proteins are encoded in a genomic region of Sulfurimonas sp. HSL3-7:
- a CDS encoding alpha/beta hydrolase has product MAIKSIQYKQQTFQISYELVNPEKSKTLIFLHGWGSNKELMKKAFEKQLDAFRHVYIDLPGFGNSTCNRPLVTEDYANILELFLAQINANQDHIILGHSFGGKVALLLNPQILILVGSAGIPVPKPFKIKAKIALFKMVKFVGLSKLRSLFVAEDAKKLSEIMYQTFKNVVNEDFRSEFKDYSGKALLCWGKDDTATPLFTAEKINKLIRDSRLVVFEGDHYFFMQQADAVAKQIETTVLASLHQ; this is encoded by the coding sequence GTGGCCATAAAGTCGATTCAATACAAACAGCAGACCTTTCAGATCTCCTATGAGCTTGTCAATCCCGAAAAAAGCAAGACACTTATATTTCTGCATGGCTGGGGTTCCAACAAGGAGCTGATGAAAAAGGCGTTTGAAAAGCAGCTGGATGCGTTCCGTCACGTCTATATCGATCTTCCCGGCTTTGGAAACAGCACCTGCAACCGTCCTCTGGTAACCGAGGATTATGCCAATATCCTGGAACTTTTTCTCGCACAGATCAATGCCAACCAGGACCATATCATCCTGGGCCACTCTTTTGGCGGCAAGGTGGCCCTGCTGCTAAATCCGCAGATTCTTATTTTGGTAGGCAGTGCCGGTATACCTGTACCAAAACCGTTTAAGATCAAGGCGAAGATCGCACTCTTCAAGATGGTCAAGTTTGTCGGTCTCTCTAAACTGCGTTCGCTCTTTGTCGCCGAAGATGCCAAAAAACTTTCCGAGATCATGTATCAGACCTTTAAAAACGTGGTCAATGAAGACTTCAGATCCGAATTCAAAGATTACAGCGGCAAAGCACTGCTGTGCTGGGGAAAAGATGATACGGCGACGCCGCTTTTTACGGCAGAGAAGATCAATAAACTGATCCGTGATTCACGTCTTGTCGTGTTTGAGGGGGACCATTACTTCTTTATGCAGCAGGCTGACGCCGTGGCCAAACAGATAGAGACGACGGTGCTCGCATCGCTGCACCAGTAG
- a CDS encoding D-alanine--D-alanine ligase produces the protein MKLAILFGGASYEHEISIVSAITVQEKLTNFELSFIFCDQDHRFYKIEAKDMIAKTFASGAHKKMPQLFLEIGAFSHKKLFGSERLEMPVLNLIHGADGEDGTIAALLEFYNIDYIGPRPAASVFSFDKMHTKWFAEAIGVKTVAYESLNVNDKREIKTPLPFIIKPARLGSSIGVSVIKKEIEIEYALDVAFEFDDNLIIEPFIEGVKEYNLAGYGANGGIHFSIVEEPQKNEFLDFDKKYLDFSRSSAVSEAQIDGILVHNLEQTFTKIYRNMFEGALIRCDFFVVDGEVLLNEINPIPGSMANYLFADFQSVIHTLLANLPQKRRPQVNYQYIHSINQAKGK, from the coding sequence GTGAAATTAGCAATACTTTTTGGCGGTGCCAGTTACGAACACGAGATCAGCATTGTCAGTGCGATCACGGTACAAGAGAAGCTGACGAATTTTGAACTCTCTTTTATCTTCTGCGACCAGGACCACCGCTTCTACAAGATCGAAGCCAAAGATATGATCGCCAAAACTTTCGCCTCGGGTGCCCACAAGAAGATGCCGCAGCTTTTCCTGGAGATCGGCGCGTTCAGCCACAAAAAGCTCTTCGGCAGCGAGCGGCTGGAAATGCCGGTGTTGAACCTTATCCACGGTGCGGACGGCGAAGACGGTACTATTGCGGCACTGCTGGAATTTTACAATATCGATTATATCGGGCCGCGCCCGGCCGCATCGGTGTTCAGTTTCGACAAGATGCACACCAAATGGTTCGCCGAAGCGATCGGGGTGAAGACCGTTGCCTACGAGAGCCTTAACGTCAACGACAAACGCGAGATCAAGACGCCGCTGCCGTTCATCATCAAGCCGGCGCGTCTGGGAAGCTCTATCGGGGTAAGCGTCATCAAAAAGGAGATAGAGATCGAATACGCGCTCGATGTCGCGTTTGAATTTGACGACAATCTCATCATCGAACCGTTCATCGAGGGTGTCAAAGAGTACAACTTGGCGGGTTACGGTGCCAACGGCGGTATCCACTTCTCTATCGTGGAAGAGCCGCAGAAGAACGAGTTTCTCGATTTTGACAAAAAATACCTGGACTTCTCCCGCTCTTCGGCTGTGAGCGAAGCGCAGATAGACGGTATCCTGGTGCACAACCTGGAACAGACTTTTACCAAGATATACAGAAATATGTTCGAAGGCGCACTGATCCGTTGTGACTTTTTTGTCGTTGACGGCGAGGTGCTGCTCAATGAGATCAACCCGATCCCGGGTTCGATGGCCAACTACCTTTTTGCCGATTTTCAAAGCGTTATCCATACGTTGCTGGCTAACCTGCCGCAAAAACGCCGTCCCCAGGTGAATTACCAATACATCCACTCCATCAATCAAGCAAAAGGGAAATAG
- the ruvA gene encoding Holliday junction branch migration protein RuvA produces MIVGVEGTIEHKEPTFVHINVNGLIYEVFISLQSYAAITKERVKLQTSHVIREDAQLLYGFVEKSEKLLFERLVKISGVGPKVAMAICSTFSPSQFGEVIASGNINSLKKVPGIGPKSAGRILVELNGFDAVLMEQGGVSANPAVSEAAMALESLGFKKEQISKVLSRCSATDTAGLVKEALKQLQKL; encoded by the coding sequence ATGATCGTAGGCGTAGAAGGAACAATAGAGCATAAAGAGCCGACCTTTGTGCATATTAATGTGAACGGCCTCATCTACGAGGTCTTTATCTCGTTGCAGAGCTACGCTGCGATTACAAAAGAGCGTGTGAAACTGCAGACATCGCATGTCATAAGGGAAGATGCGCAGCTGCTCTACGGTTTTGTCGAGAAGAGTGAAAAGCTTCTCTTCGAACGCCTTGTCAAGATCTCGGGCGTGGGGCCGAAGGTGGCGATGGCGATCTGTTCGACCTTCTCGCCGTCGCAGTTCGGCGAGGTGATCGCAAGCGGCAACATCAACTCTCTCAAAAAAGTGCCGGGTATCGGTCCCAAAAGTGCCGGACGCATTCTGGTCGAGCTCAACGGTTTCGATGCGGTGCTGATGGAACAGGGCGGCGTTTCAGCCAACCCGGCCGTAAGTGAGGCGGCAATGGCGCTTGAGAGCCTGGGCTTCAAAAAAGAGCAGATCTCCAAGGTCTTAAGCCGCTGCAGTGCGACCGATACCGCCGGCCTGGTCAAAGAAGCCCTGAAACAACTACAAAAACTCTAA
- the murJ gene encoding murein biosynthesis integral membrane protein MurJ, with protein MFKNIFTNSFGILFSRILGFARDLLTASVLGANVYSDIFFIAFKLPNLFRRIFAEGAFTQAFIPAFTRSKNKAVFSIHIFSTFFLVIALLTLAVNLFPEAATVAIAVGFEKETITLAAPYVAINFFYLPLIFAVTFLSTFLQYRHHFATTAFATGLLNIALIAALLLSKEESDATIVTYLSYGVVAGGLLQLFVHLAAVKRLGLNRLLFGGVKYFKVKALRIKEETRNFNRQFFPAIWGNSTAQFSAFLDTWLASFLATGVISYMYYSNRIFQLPLALFAIATSIALFPRVSRYLKNGKHTEALAYMHKAFWFLAFILTFSTLGGFVLGEEITWLLFERGAFSREDTLNTSAILQMYMLGLLPFGLNKLLLLWLFARQQQMKAAKIATLTLGTNILFSLLLITPLGGVGLALASTISGFIGFFATARTFSRQEFLAIISLKKTVILLLSSAVFTLFLLFAKELIHAYI; from the coding sequence ATGTTCAAAAATATATTCACCAACAGTTTCGGTATCCTCTTTTCACGCATCCTCGGCTTTGCCCGCGATCTTCTGACCGCTTCTGTCCTGGGGGCCAATGTTTACAGCGATATCTTTTTCATTGCCTTCAAACTCCCCAACCTTTTTCGACGCATCTTTGCCGAAGGCGCCTTTACCCAGGCTTTCATCCCCGCCTTCACCCGCTCCAAGAACAAGGCGGTCTTCTCCATCCACATCTTCAGCACCTTTTTTCTGGTGATCGCCCTTCTGACACTGGCGGTCAACCTCTTCCCCGAAGCGGCCACCGTTGCTATCGCTGTCGGCTTTGAAAAGGAGACCATTACCCTGGCCGCCCCCTATGTCGCGATCAACTTTTTCTACCTGCCGCTCATCTTTGCCGTCACCTTTTTGAGCACCTTTTTGCAATACCGCCACCACTTCGCTACCACCGCATTCGCCACGGGACTTCTCAACATCGCGCTGATCGCCGCCCTGCTGCTCTCAAAAGAGGAGAGCGACGCGACCATTGTCACCTACCTGAGCTACGGTGTCGTTGCCGGCGGGCTTCTGCAGCTCTTTGTCCACCTTGCCGCGGTGAAACGGCTGGGCCTCAACAGGCTGCTCTTCGGCGGGGTCAAATACTTCAAGGTCAAAGCGCTCCGGATCAAAGAGGAGACGAGAAACTTCAACCGCCAATTCTTCCCCGCTATCTGGGGAAATTCGACGGCGCAGTTCTCCGCTTTCCTGGACACCTGGCTCGCCAGTTTCCTCGCTACCGGGGTGATCTCGTACATGTATTACTCCAACCGTATCTTCCAGCTGCCGCTCGCGCTCTTTGCCATCGCCACCTCCATCGCCCTCTTCCCGCGGGTATCGCGTTATCTGAAAAACGGCAAACATACCGAAGCGCTTGCCTACATGCACAAGGCCTTCTGGTTCCTGGCCTTCATCCTGACGTTCAGCACCCTCGGCGGTTTTGTGCTCGGCGAAGAGATCACCTGGCTGCTCTTCGAGCGCGGTGCCTTCAGCCGTGAAGATACGCTCAACACTTCCGCCATCCTCCAGATGTACATGCTCGGTCTGCTCCCCTTCGGACTCAACAAGCTGCTGTTGCTGTGGCTCTTCGCCCGGCAGCAGCAGATGAAAGCGGCCAAGATCGCCACCCTGACACTGGGGACCAACATTCTCTTCTCCCTGCTGCTCATCACCCCGCTCGGCGGCGTAGGATTGGCACTTGCGAGCACAATCAGCGGTTTCATCGGCTTCTTCGCCACGGCGCGCACCTTCAGCAGGCAGGAGTTTTTGGCTATAATCTCGCTCAAAAAAACAGTGATCCTGCTGCTGAGCAGTGCTGTTTTCACACTCTTTTTACTCTTTGCCAAGGAACTCATACATGCATATATTTGA
- the cysS gene encoding cysteine--tRNA ligase: protein MHIFDSVAKTKREFIPLNPERVTLYVCGPTVYDDAHLGHAKSALVFDLLRRVLEANGYNVVYARNITDIDDKIIKKAAEQRLTISEITDTYTEAYHRDMAALGVERPTIEPKATESLEAMFELIRKLIDNGHAYQTANGDVYFDTASDQAYLSISHQQQNEEDRQHRVESSSEKRNPADFALWKSVSDGSVTFDSPFGKGRPGWHTECSAMIEKHLAGEGQYAIDIHGGGADLLFPHHENEAAQTRCSSDHELANYWMHNGFVNIDGEKMSKSLGNSFFIKDALKVYDGEVLRFYLLSTHYRANFNFNEKDLLAAKKRLDKLYRLKKRLFGMKVTDEKTQTQAKLLEALSDDLNVSQALAVIDEMVAHANETLDANPKDKLIKRQTLADLAFIERVLGFGTKNPFEYFQFGLDEATKAKIDALVEERSEAKKAKNFEKSDALRDEIMAYGVSIMDTAQGTFWERVE from the coding sequence ATGCATATATTTGATTCGGTCGCCAAGACAAAACGGGAGTTCATCCCCCTGAACCCCGAACGTGTCACCCTCTATGTCTGCGGCCCGACCGTCTATGACGATGCCCACCTCGGCCATGCCAAAAGTGCCCTTGTCTTCGACCTGCTGCGCCGCGTGCTCGAGGCCAACGGCTACAACGTCGTTTACGCCCGCAACATCACCGACATCGACGACAAGATCATCAAGAAGGCGGCCGAACAGAGGCTGACCATCAGCGAGATCACCGATACCTATACCGAAGCCTACCATCGCGACATGGCAGCGCTCGGTGTCGAGCGGCCGACGATCGAACCCAAGGCAACCGAGTCACTGGAGGCGATGTTCGAGCTGATCCGGAAACTGATAGACAACGGCCACGCCTACCAGACCGCCAACGGCGACGTCTACTTCGACACGGCAAGCGACCAGGCGTATCTCAGTATCTCTCACCAGCAGCAAAACGAAGAGGACCGTCAGCACCGCGTTGAGAGTTCCAGCGAAAAACGCAACCCGGCCGACTTCGCCCTCTGGAAATCGGTCAGCGACGGCTCCGTCACCTTCGATTCGCCTTTTGGAAAAGGGCGTCCGGGCTGGCACACCGAGTGTTCGGCGATGATCGAAAAGCACCTTGCCGGTGAAGGGCAATACGCCATCGACATCCACGGCGGGGGCGCCGATCTCCTCTTTCCGCACCATGAAAACGAAGCCGCCCAGACCCGCTGTTCATCCGACCACGAGCTGGCCAACTACTGGATGCACAACGGGTTCGTCAATATCGACGGCGAGAAGATGAGCAAGAGCCTCGGCAACAGCTTTTTCATCAAGGACGCCCTCAAAGTCTACGACGGCGAAGTGCTGCGTTTCTACCTGCTGAGCACCCACTACCGCGCCAACTTCAACTTCAACGAAAAGGACCTGCTCGCCGCCAAAAAACGCCTCGACAAGCTCTACCGCCTCAAAAAACGTCTCTTCGGCATGAAGGTGACCGATGAGAAGACCCAAACGCAGGCGAAACTGCTCGAAGCCCTCAGCGACGACCTCAACGTCTCCCAGGCCCTTGCCGTCATCGACGAGATGGTCGCCCATGCCAACGAGACCCTCGACGCCAACCCCAAAGACAAACTGATCAAACGCCAGACCCTTGCCGATCTCGCCTTCATCGAAAGAGTACTCGGTTTCGGAACAAAGAACCCTTTCGAGTACTTTCAATTCGGCCTCGACGAAGCGACCAAAGCGAAGATCGACGCCCTTGTCGAAGAGCGCAGCGAAGCGAAAAAAGCAAAAAATTTCGAAAAATCCGATGCGCTCCGCGACGAGATCATGGCCTACGGCGTCAGCATCATGGACACCGCCCAGGGGACTTTCTGGGAGCGTGTTGAATGA
- a CDS encoding uroporphyrinogen-III synthase — protein sequence MKHIEDLLEPLDLIYYEYDKKAGLLRLDRNWSKEHIFTELISITYALSKHNIAFFVDENKSIILGASDTLAAKIRRYLGSFFTHMRNSRMPLYLLSDKKVKWAKNIPVFEIKPLMPEIDLSGYDALIFTSKNAVTSLHALDRSWTGIPAYVIAPQTAKTAKDLGGRLAFVGKANDGDAFAMELLAKLKDKKVLYVRGSKVLSDLVNTLNANSIVCEEAVVYETVCRTFDRKTRLPKGATIIFSSPSTIECFLKNFAWDDTFKAVAIGKTTAKHFPGYISPVLADTPSLESCVKKAIELNSR from the coding sequence ATGAAACACATTGAGGACCTACTGGAACCGTTGGATCTGATCTATTATGAGTATGATAAAAAAGCAGGTCTGCTCAGACTTGACAGGAACTGGTCGAAAGAGCATATTTTTACAGAACTTATAAGCATCACCTATGCACTCAGTAAACACAATATAGCGTTTTTTGTTGACGAGAACAAATCCATTATCCTCGGGGCTTCGGACACATTGGCTGCGAAGATCAGAAGATATCTCGGATCCTTTTTCACCCATATGCGAAACAGCAGAATGCCCCTCTATCTTTTAAGCGACAAAAAGGTCAAATGGGCAAAAAACATTCCGGTATTTGAGATCAAGCCTCTCATGCCCGAGATTGATCTCTCCGGCTATGACGCTCTGATCTTTACTTCCAAAAATGCAGTCACTTCCCTACATGCTCTCGACAGAAGCTGGACGGGCATACCCGCCTATGTTATCGCCCCCCAAACGGCAAAAACAGCAAAGGATCTCGGCGGCAGACTGGCCTTTGTCGGGAAAGCAAACGACGGGGATGCCTTCGCTATGGAACTGTTGGCAAAACTGAAAGATAAAAAAGTGCTTTATGTCCGGGGGTCAAAAGTCCTCTCTGACCTGGTCAACACGTTGAATGCCAACAGTATCGTCTGCGAAGAGGCGGTTGTCTATGAGACCGTATGCAGAACGTTCGATCGCAAGACAAGACTCCCGAAAGGGGCAACGATCATATTTTCTTCCCCCTCGACCATAGAATGTTTTCTCAAAAACTTTGCCTGGGATGATACTTTCAAAGCTGTTGCGATCGGAAAGACAACGGCAAAACATTTCCCCGGATACATCTCGCCGGTTTTAGCCGACACCCCCTCCCTCGAGTCATGTGTCAAAAAAGCCATAGAGCTGAACAGTCGGTAG
- a CDS encoding LemA family protein → MKKLLLITVAAVAILFAVVVMTHINNVPKLDEEVNATWAQVQNQYKRRADLVPNLVATVKGYASHEKEVLTDVVEARAKVGQTQISPEMLSSPDAMKQFEANQNALGSALSRLLLVVERYPDLKADKNFQALQSQLEGTENRIAVARRDYIAAVQKYNVELRTVPGRWVAALFYPDAKQKESFSASPAEQEAPKVFF, encoded by the coding sequence ATGAAGAAACTCCTGCTTATTACGGTTGCCGCTGTTGCAATACTTTTTGCGGTGGTCGTCATGACCCATATCAACAACGTTCCAAAACTCGATGAAGAGGTCAACGCTACATGGGCCCAGGTGCAGAACCAGTACAAGCGCCGCGCCGACCTGGTCCCCAACCTGGTCGCGACCGTCAAAGGGTATGCTTCCCATGAGAAAGAGGTTCTCACAGACGTCGTCGAAGCAAGGGCCAAAGTGGGGCAGACGCAGATCTCGCCGGAGATGCTGAGCAGTCCCGACGCGATGAAGCAGTTCGAGGCGAACCAGAATGCCCTCGGTTCGGCCCTGTCACGCCTTCTGCTCGTTGTCGAACGCTACCCCGACCTCAAGGCCGACAAGAACTTCCAGGCCCTTCAATCACAACTTGAAGGGACCGAAAACCGCATTGCTGTGGCCCGCAGGGATTACATCGCGGCGGTACAGAAATACAACGTCGAGCTCCGTACCGTCCCGGGCCGATGGGTGGCAGCGCTCTTCTACCCCGACGCCAAACAAAAAGAGAGTTTCAGCGCCTCGCCTGCCGAGCAGGAAGCCCCAAAGGTATTCTTTTAA
- a CDS encoding TPM domain-containing protein — protein MRSALRTFTFLFLLFFTSQAAAAPSFPPLTGRVVDNAGLLNPASEGMLVHFLSQHEANTTNQVVIVTLENLQGYDIADYGYQLGRHWGIGQEGKDNGVLLIVAPNDRKVRIEVGYGLEGTLTDKLSHDIIQEVILPRFKEGDYTAGILQGTQAILSVLEGSYTGPKPVQKKGSSSSNFAGFFMFALFIVGLLSNIFEGVSSRLRVVFGSVTAVIAGIIAWVFTHEVILALFTAVFVFLMTFFRTPSGGYSGGSSGGSWGSGSGSFGGGSFGGGGGSFGGGGASGSW, from the coding sequence ATGCGATCAGCACTCCGAACGTTCACATTTCTCTTCCTTCTATTTTTTACCTCACAAGCCGCAGCGGCACCCTCTTTTCCGCCGCTCACCGGCAGGGTCGTCGACAATGCCGGCCTCTTAAACCCCGCATCGGAAGGGATGCTGGTCCACTTCCTGTCACAGCATGAAGCCAACACGACCAACCAGGTCGTCATCGTCACGCTTGAGAACCTGCAGGGCTACGATATCGCCGACTACGGCTACCAGCTCGGAAGGCACTGGGGAATCGGACAGGAGGGAAAGGACAACGGCGTGCTTCTCATCGTCGCCCCCAATGATCGCAAAGTGCGCATCGAAGTCGGCTACGGCCTGGAGGGGACACTGACCGACAAGCTCTCCCACGACATCATCCAGGAGGTGATCCTCCCACGCTTTAAAGAGGGGGATTACACCGCGGGGATACTGCAGGGGACCCAGGCGATCCTCTCCGTACTGGAGGGGAGCTACACAGGCCCGAAACCTGTGCAGAAGAAAGGTTCCTCCTCATCTAACTTCGCCGGATTCTTTATGTTCGCTCTTTTTATCGTCGGCTTATTATCTAATATTTTCGAAGGGGTCTCATCGAGACTCAGAGTCGTTTTCGGCTCGGTCACGGCTGTCATTGCGGGCATCATTGCCTGGGTCTTCACCCATGAGGTCATCCTCGCCTTGTTTACCGCCGTTTTCGTCTTTTTGATGACATTTTTCAGAACACCCAGCGGCGGCTACAGCGGCGGAAGCTCCGGCGGTTCGTGGGGAAGCGGTAGCGGCAGTTTCGGCGGCGGCAGTTTTGGCGGGGGCGGCGGCAGTTTCGGCGGCGGCGGCGCATCAGGGAGTTGGTAA
- a CDS encoding TPM domain-containing protein, protein MEHTINEQEREQISEAIKAFERKSSAEIVTVIAKRSDDYLFIPILWAALGALAVPAVTMALGVALPLIQLYGLQLLIFLLLVLIGRFERLTMALIPRSVKRRRAAGAARSHFMALQLHTTKKRAGVMLFVSEAEHYVEIITDIEVANKIPDSEWEAIVQRFIANVKAGDTTEGYLEAIGRSGELLTPHFPYDPKETDELPNHLIVL, encoded by the coding sequence ATGGAACACACGATAAATGAACAGGAGAGAGAGCAGATCAGCGAAGCGATCAAAGCTTTCGAGCGTAAAAGCAGCGCGGAGATCGTCACTGTCATCGCCAAAAGGAGTGACGACTACCTCTTTATCCCGATACTGTGGGCCGCGCTCGGCGCGCTCGCCGTTCCGGCCGTTACGATGGCCCTGGGAGTTGCACTGCCCCTGATCCAGCTTTACGGCCTGCAGCTTCTTATTTTCCTGCTGCTGGTATTGATCGGGCGTTTCGAGCGTCTCACGATGGCGCTGATCCCCCGTTCCGTCAAACGCAGGCGCGCCGCCGGAGCTGCCAGGAGCCACTTCATGGCCCTGCAGCTGCATACCACCAAAAAACGTGCGGGTGTCATGCTCTTTGTCAGCGAAGCCGAGCACTATGTCGAGATCATCACCGATATCGAAGTCGCCAACAAGATCCCCGACAGCGAGTGGGAGGCCATTGTGCAGCGTTTTATAGCCAATGTCAAAGCAGGCGATACCACGGAGGGCTACCTTGAGGCGATCGGGCGCAGCGGCGAGCTGCTGACCCCGCACTTCCCTTACGATCCGAAAGAGACGGATGAGCTTCCCAACCATCTGATAGTGCTCTAG
- a CDS encoding SulP family inorganic anion transporter, translating to MEHLYKPKLFSVLKEGVTREQLLADLFAGVVVGIVALPLAIAFAVASGVSPDKGLITAIIAGFLISVFGGSRVQIGGPTGAFIIIVYGIVEQYGIDGLIISTVMSGVILVIFGLLKLGALLKYFPYPLVVGFTSGIAMVIFSTQVKDALGLPIDKLPSGFIDKWALYFTHLHEINVYALAITAATVLITLFSVKFLKKVPGSLVAIILITTLVQIAGVPVTTIESFFGDIPNTVEFVLPDFDPGNLAVYIAPALTIALLGSIESLLSAVVSDGMISGNHRSNTELIGQGIANIVTPFFGGIPATGAIARTATNVKNGGRTPIAGIVHSLTLLMIMLFFGSLAKLIPMSALAGILIVVAYNMSEWRSFRAILKDSPFDVIVLLSTFFLTVLVDLTIAIEVGVVLSALLFMKRMADIGAKTESRIDSDLLEDYTHLPEGIAIYEISGPLFFGSAKQYAQTIKEIGFKSRILIIRMRHVPFVDSTGLHNLQNMIKTLQAYGVKIVLSGVNPTVMKDLKEHHLSAMIGEANILHSFDDALNHSIKTLSYEQGKDLNAAPNKKES from the coding sequence GTGGAGCATCTATATAAACCTAAACTTTTCAGTGTGCTCAAGGAAGGGGTGACCCGTGAACAGCTTCTTGCCGATCTCTTTGCCGGTGTTGTCGTCGGTATTGTCGCCCTCCCTCTCGCCATCGCTTTTGCCGTCGCATCCGGGGTCTCACCCGACAAAGGTCTGATCACCGCTATTATTGCCGGTTTTCTCATCTCCGTATTCGGCGGCAGCCGGGTGCAGATCGGCGGTCCAACCGGCGCCTTTATCATCATTGTCTACGGTATTGTCGAACAGTACGGCATTGACGGGCTCATCATCTCGACCGTCATGTCGGGCGTCATCCTTGTTATTTTCGGCTTGCTGAAGCTGGGGGCGCTGTTAAAATATTTTCCCTATCCTCTGGTCGTCGGTTTCACCAGCGGTATCGCGATGGTCATCTTCTCGACCCAGGTTAAAGACGCGCTTGGTCTGCCGATCGACAAACTCCCTTCCGGGTTTATCGACAAATGGGCACTCTATTTTACGCACCTGCATGAGATTAATGTTTATGCCCTTGCCATCACCGCCGCCACCGTCCTGATCACGCTCTTTTCCGTCAAGTTTCTAAAAAAGGTTCCGGGCTCTCTTGTCGCCATTATTCTTATCACCACCCTTGTGCAGATCGCCGGCGTACCGGTCACGACCATCGAGTCGTTTTTCGGTGATATCCCCAACACCGTCGAATTTGTCCTGCCCGATTTTGATCCAGGCAATCTTGCGGTCTATATCGCGCCCGCTTTGACGATTGCGCTGTTGGGGAGCATCGAGTCCCTTCTTTCAGCCGTTGTCTCAGACGGTATGATCAGCGGTAACCACCGTTCTAACACCGAGCTGATCGGCCAGGGGATTGCCAATATCGTCACGCCTTTTTTCGGCGGCATCCCCGCGACCGGGGCGATCGCGCGAACGGCGACGAACGTCAAAAACGGCGGGCGGACCCCTATCGCCGGGATCGTCCACTCGCTGACCTTGCTGATGATCATGCTTTTTTTCGGCAGCCTTGCCAAACTCATACCGATGTCGGCCCTGGCGGGAATCCTGATCGTCGTCGCCTACAACATGAGCGAATGGCGCTCTTTCCGCGCCATTCTCAAAGACTCCCCTTTTGACGTCATTGTCCTCCTGTCGACATTTTTTCTGACCGTACTGGTCGACCTGACCATCGCTATCGAGGTAGGCGTTGTGCTCTCCGCCCTGCTCTTCATGAAAAGGATGGCCGACATAGGCGCGAAAACAGAATCCCGCATCGACAGCGACCTCCTCGAAGACTACACCCACCTTCCAGAAGGCATTGCCATCTACGAGATCAGCGGACCCCTCTTCTTCGGTTCCGCAAAACAGTATGCCCAGACTATCAAGGAGATCGGCTTTAAAAGCAGAATCCTGATCATCCGCATGCGCCATGTCCCTTTTGTCGACTCTACCGGCCTGCACAATCTCCAGAACATGATCAAAACACTGCAGGCGTACGGCGTCAAGATCGTGTTGTCCGGCGTCAACCCTACCGTCATGAAAGATCTCAAAGAGCATCACCTCTCCGCCATGATCGGCGAGGCCAACATCCTCCACTCTTTCGACGATGCGCTCAACCACTCGATCAAAACACTCTCTTATGAGCAGGGCAAAGATCTAAACGCCGCACCAAACAAAAAGGAGTCCTGA
- a CDS encoding DUF2905 domain-containing protein: MSLGNLLIAAGLLLLLAGIAYKFGLLGWFGNLPGDIKIESGSTRFYFPVTTMLLVSILLSLLLFIFKK; this comes from the coding sequence ATGTCTCTAGGTAATCTGCTGATCGCGGCCGGTCTTCTGCTTCTGCTTGCCGGTATCGCCTACAAATTCGGTCTTCTCGGATGGTTCGGGAACCTTCCCGGCGATATTAAGATCGAAAGTGGCAGCACAAGGTTCTACTTCCCCGTGACGACGATGCTACTGGTCTCGATCCTGCTCTCCCTGCTGCTCTTTATCTTCAAGAAATAA
- a CDS encoding DUF4136 domain-containing protein, with protein sequence MLRYLLPLVLLMMVGCSSKVDTDYDPSFSTEPLKTFFVIHKSQDGVETLDEKRLNQAINRQMQAKGYESTAMNTADFHITFQRAVEEDVPSNFSFGFGFGTYSRGVGTSVSTTQNVTDDEEKFVINMIDPATKKTFWRAEVTKKRRDFKSPQARSDYIDKTVAAMLKEFPVRPVTKH encoded by the coding sequence ATGTTGCGATACCTGCTTCCCCTTGTTCTACTTATGATGGTCGGCTGTTCCAGCAAAGTTGATACCGACTACGATCCGTCATTTTCAACCGAGCCGCTGAAGACGTTTTTCGTCATCCATAAAAGCCAAGACGGCGTAGAGACCCTCGATGAAAAACGGCTCAATCAAGCGATAAATCGTCAGATGCAGGCCAAAGGGTATGAAAGCACGGCTATGAATACGGCAGATTTTCATATTACCTTTCAGCGCGCCGTCGAAGAGGATGTCCCTTCCAATTTCAGCTTCGGATTCGGATTCGGCACCTACTCCCGCGGTGTTGGCACTTCTGTCAGTACAACGCAAAATGTCACAGACGATGAGGAGAAGTTCGTCATCAACATGATCGACCCCGCGACCAAAAAGACCTTTTGGCGCGCCGAAGTCACTAAAAAACGCCGTGACTTCAAATCACCGCAGGCCCGCAGCGACTACATCGACAAGACCGTCGCCGCCATGCTCAAAGAGTTTCCGGTCCGACCGGTTACCAAACATTAG